In Manis pentadactyla isolate mManPen7 chromosome 3, mManPen7.hap1, whole genome shotgun sequence, a single window of DNA contains:
- the EDF1 gene encoding endothelial differentiation-related factor 1: protein MAESDWDTVTILRKKGPTAAQAKSKQAILAAQRRGEDVETSKKWAAGQNKQHSITKNTAKLDRETEELHHDRVTLEVGKVIQQGRQSKGLTQKDLATKINEKPQVIADYESGRAIPNNQVLGKIERAIGLKLRGKDIGKPIEKGPRAK, encoded by the exons ATGGCCGAGAGCGACTGGGACACGGTGACAATTCTGCGCAAGAAGGGccccacagctgcccaggccaagTCCAAGCAG GCCATCTTAGCGGCTCAGAGACGGGGAGAAGATGTGGAGACTTCCAAGAAAT GGGCTGCCGGTCAGAACAAACAGCATTCTATCACCAAGAACACGGCCAAGCTGGACCGGGAGACTGAGGAGCTGCACCATGACCGGGTGACCCTGGAGGTGGGCAAAGTCATCCAGCAGGGCCGGCAGAGCAAGGGGCTGACCCAGAAGGACCTGGCGACG AAAATCAACGAAAAGCCACAGGTCATCGCGGACTACGAGAGCGGACGGGCCATTCCTAATAACCAGGTTCTGGGCAAAATTGAGAGAGCCATTG GTCTCAAGCTGCGGGGGAAGGACATTGGGAAGCCGATCGAGAAGGGGCCAAGGGCGAAATGA